The window TTCGAGGAGCTCTGATAAGGTATCCAGAATCAATTGGTTATAACTACCGGATGTATTTAGGTCCTGATGTTTCTTACGCTGTCTGAAAAGTATGATAAATAAAAGATCCAGGTTAACTTTTATATGCTCTTCATACATACTTTTCTTATCCGTATATTCGTTAAGGATGCTGTCGAGAATGTGTTGTAGCTTAGCGTAAATTTCGGCTTGCAGGTGATAATGATTAGTAAAACCCGCCACCCTGAAAGCTTGTTTCTTTGTTTTGTTCTCCGGGGCATAAAAAGTTGTGTCAAAAGCAATCAGGTAGCCTTTCGTTCCTTTTTTCAGATAGAGCTGATGTACTTGTCCCGGACGTAATACGAATACATCCCGAGCCAGGACAGGGTAATCTGTAAAGTCGATTTGGTGTTTGCCCGTTCCACCGGTGATGGCAAGAAGGAAGAAGAAGTCATG of the Zhouia spongiae genome contains:
- a CDS encoding helix-turn-helix domain-containing protein codes for the protein MQTIKIKTIKEPNITGNFSITHLDTLLAEKDMTEKIHRHDFFFLLAITGGTGKHQIDFTDYPVLARDVFVLRPGQVHQLYLKKGTKGYLIAFDTTFYAPENKTKKQAFRVAGFTNHYHLQAEIYAKLQHILDSILNEYTDKKSMYEEHIKVNLDLLFIILFRQRKKHQDLNTSGSYNQLILDTLSELLETHIISSKQVRFYAEKLHLTPYQLNTITKNALGKTCSGLITEQILLEAKRMLLATSIQVKEIAYDLGYEDASYFIRFFKKHTGHTPESFRKNLL